The stretch of DNA ATGTTGACGCGGATGGTGGGCGGCACCTTGAGCCAGGTTTCGCCCAAGGCCATGGCCGCGGCAATGTCCGTGGAGCCCATGCCCGTGGCGAAGGCCCCGATGCCGCCGTAGGTGCAGGTGTGGCTGTCCGCGCCGACCACCAGGTCGCCGGGGCCCACCAGCCCCTGTTCGGGCAGCAGGGTATGCTCCACGCCGCAGTCGCCGCCTTCGTAGTAGTGGGTCAGGTTCTGCTCGTGAGCGAATTTGCGGCTCACCAGCACCTGATTGGCGGAATCAATGTCCTTCTGCGGGGTGAAGTGGTCCATAACCAGAATGACCCGGTCCCTGTTGAAGACCCGATCCGCGCCCATGCCGCGGAAGGATTTGATGGCCAGGGGGCCGGTGATGTCGTTGGCCAGCACCGCGGAGACGCGGCACTGGACGATCTGGCCGTCCTGTTCCACTGCTGCGTCGGTGTGGGCTTGCAGAATTTTTTGTGCAAGCGTTTGAGGCATAGGGGTACTCCTTTCAACCTGTGAGAATCTTACAACCAGGGGAAATGCCAGGGCGCGCGGCCCGTGGCGGCATGCCGCGGCGGGGCGGACCCGTGCCGCCCCGACCCCGCAACGTATCGGCGTATGCCGTGATCAGTCGTGCTGACAGTGCAGACGCGGTCCTTCCTGTTCCTTTTTGAAGAGGTGGTTCAGGGCGTTCACATACGCCCTGGCGCTGGCCACAAAAATATCCGGATGCGTGCCGCGGCCCACGGCGCTGATGTCGCCGTCGCGCAGGCGCACGGTCACTTCGCCCTGGGCGTCGGTGCCGCCCGTAACGGCGTTGATGGCGTATTGCTCCAGATCCGGCTGGCGGCCCACCAGATCGGCGATGACGTTAAACAGCGCGTCCACGGGGCCCACGCCGAAGCCCGCGCTGCTGCGCTCCAGGCCGTCCACATCCATGAGCACTGCGGCCGTGGGCGGCACGCCGCCCGCGTCGGAGCTCTGCACGCTCACATGGCGCAGGCGGAAGCGGTCCGGCATGCGGTAGATTTCTTCCTGCACCAGGGCCATGAGGTCGTCGTCGAGGAGGGTTTTTTTGCGGTCGGCCAGTTTTTTCACCGCTTCAAAAACAACGTTGAGCTGGGCGTCGTCCAGGGTGTAGCCCATGCTCTCAAACTTGCTGCGCACGGCGTTGCGGCCCGAATGCTTGCCGATGACCAGGCTGCTTTCAGTGCGGCCCACGGACTGCGGGGTCATGATCTCATACGTTTCGCGGTTTTTGAGCATGCCGTCCTGGTGGATGCCCGATTCGTGCGCAAAGGCGTTGGCCCCCACAATGGCTTTGTTGTTGGGGATGGGCTGGCCGATGGTCATGGAGAGCAGCCTGCAGGAGGGGTAGATCTGCTCGGTGACGATTTTGTGGGTAAGGCCGAAGTGGTCGTGCCGCACATGCAAGTTCATGACCACTTCTTCCAGCGAGGCGTTGCCCGCGCGCTCGCCGATGCCGCAGAGGGTTACCTCCGCCTGGCGCACGCCCACCTTAAAAGCGGCCAGGGTGTTGGCCACGGCCAGGCCCAGGTCGTTGTGGCAGTGCACGCTGAAGATGGCTTTATCGCTGTTGGGCGTATTTTTGATCACATAGTCGAGCAGGGCGGCGTATTCGTCCGGTTCGGCGTAGCCCACGGTATCGGGCAGATTGATGGTGGTGGCCCCGGCGTTGATGACGGCCTCCACCACCCGGCAGACAAACTCGCCCTCGGAGCGGGAAAAGTCCTCGCAGGAAAATTCCACATTGTCCGTGAGGGCGGCGCAGCGTTTGACGCCTTCCACGGCCATGCGCAGCACGTCTTCAGGGTCTTTGCGCAGCTTGTAGCGCATGTGCAGGGGCGAGGTGGACAAAAAGACATGGATGCGCGGATGGCGGGCCACCTTCACGGCTTCCCAGCAGCGGTCAATGTCATTGGCCACGCAGCGGGCCAGGCCCGCCACCTGAATGTCCCCGGCCTGGGCGGCGATGCGTTGCACGGAGGCAAAGTCGCCGGGGCTGGAGGCCGGAAACCCCGCTTCCATTACGTCCACGCCCAGGACTTCCAACTGGTGGGCCAGGCGCAATTTTTCCTGCAGGTTCATGGTGGCGCCGGGGGATTGCTCCCCGTCGCGCAAGGTGGTGTCGAAAAAATATACGCGGTTGTTCATGGCTTTCTCCTCTGGTTGCACAAGGGGTAGGTATATCGTGCATAACGGCCGTCGTAAAGGGCGGCTGACCAGGGAGCGTTCCGCCCTTTTGGGGCGGCGAACCGTTACGCAACCTCAATCGCTCTGGGGCGATAGGGCGCGTAGTAGCTGGCGGTTGCGGCGGGGAAGAATGACCATGGTATAAACCAGGCCCCCGGCAATATAAGCGGCGCTGAGGGTGAAGCCCATGATCCGCGGGGCGGAAATCACTGTGCCCAGCACCAGCAAAAAGCCCAGCATGGCGCGAATGGGGTGCAGGCGCAGGAAATCGTATTCCTTGAAGGAGAAATAGCGCGTCCTGCTGACCATCAGTACGCCTGTGAAGACGCTCAGCGCCAGGGCCAGGTAGGGCAGGGCGGGGCGCAGGGCCCCTGGGAACAGAGCGGCGAAAAAGACGAAGGTCACCAGGGTGCAGCCGGCGGCCGGGATGGGCAGACCGATAAAGAAGCGCTTGCCCACCGCGGCGGTGCTGATGTTGAAGCGCGCCAGGCGCAGGGCCCCGCAGGCGGCATAAATAAAGGCGGCGGCCACGCCCACCCGGCCCAGAGCCGAGAGTTGCCAGTGCCAGAGCAGCATGGCCGGGGCCAGACCAAAAGCAACCAGGTCGGAGAGGGAATCGTACTGCACGCCGAATTCGCTGGCCGTGTTGGTAAGCCGGGCCACCTTGCCGTCCAGACCGTCCATGACGGCGGAGAGCAATATGGCGAAGCAGGCCGACTCAAACCGGCCCTGCCCAGCCCAGACCATGGACAGAAAGCCCAGAAACATGCTCAGTGTGGTGATCATGTTGGGCAGGAGGTAAACTCCTTTGCGCGGTTTTCTGCGTTCCACGGCCATGCGGGCATCCATCAGGGTAAATCGGCTTTTTCGGGCAAGGCGGCGTCAGCCCGGCGGGGCGGGCGTCGCAAAGGCGCGCTCAGCGGGGGCGGGCCAGCACGCTCTGTCCGGCCAGCACGGTTTCGCCCACGCGCGCAGCCGCAACATAGCCTTCGGGCAGGTAAAGGTCAACTCGCGAGCCGAAGCGGATCATGCCGTAGCGTTCGCCGCGGGAGAGGGCGTCGCCTTCCTCCACCCGGCAGACGATGCGGCGGGCCACCAGCCCGGCGATCTGCACCATGCTCCAGAGGTCGCCGTTGGCGTCGCGCAGGCTGTAGGCGCAGCGTTCGTTGTCCGTGGAGGCCTTGTCAAAGGAAGCGTTAAGGAATTTGCCGGGCATGTAGCGGATGCTCTGCACCGTGCAGGCGACAGGGGCACGGTTTACATGGACGTTGAAGACGTTCATGAAAATGCTTACGCACTGGCGCGGCTCCCCGCTGAAGGGATCCGGCCTGGTTTCCACGCGGATGATCCTGCCGTCGGCCGGGCTCACGGCCAGATCCGGGCCGGTGGG from Desulfovibrio legallii encodes:
- a CDS encoding 2-isopropylmalate synthase; translation: MNNRVYFFDTTLRDGEQSPGATMNLQEKLRLAHQLEVLGVDVMEAGFPASSPGDFASVQRIAAQAGDIQVAGLARCVANDIDRCWEAVKVARHPRIHVFLSTSPLHMRYKLRKDPEDVLRMAVEGVKRCAALTDNVEFSCEDFSRSEGEFVCRVVEAVINAGATTINLPDTVGYAEPDEYAALLDYVIKNTPNSDKAIFSVHCHNDLGLAVANTLAAFKVGVRQAEVTLCGIGERAGNASLEEVVMNLHVRHDHFGLTHKIVTEQIYPSCRLLSMTIGQPIPNNKAIVGANAFAHESGIHQDGMLKNRETYEIMTPQSVGRTESSLVIGKHSGRNAVRSKFESMGYTLDDAQLNVVFEAVKKLADRKKTLLDDDLMALVQEEIYRMPDRFRLRHVSVQSSDAGGVPPTAAVLMDVDGLERSSAGFGVGPVDALFNVIADLVGRQPDLEQYAINAVTGGTDAQGEVTVRLRDGDISAVGRGTHPDIFVASARAYVNALNHLFKKEQEGPRLHCQHD
- the pssA gene encoding CDP-diacylglycerol--serine O-phosphatidyltransferase; translated protein: MAVERRKPRKGVYLLPNMITTLSMFLGFLSMVWAGQGRFESACFAILLSAVMDGLDGKVARLTNTASEFGVQYDSLSDLVAFGLAPAMLLWHWQLSALGRVGVAAAFIYAACGALRLARFNISTAAVGKRFFIGLPIPAAGCTLVTFVFFAALFPGALRPALPYLALALSVFTGVLMVSRTRYFSFKEYDFLRLHPIRAMLGFLLVLGTVISAPRIMGFTLSAAYIAGGLVYTMVILPRRNRQLLRALSPQSD
- a CDS encoding phosphatidylserine decarboxylase family protein encodes the protein MRPARCGITPEGWPCIGLTALAALVFACLEWWPLAVIFLALCWFSLHFFRDPERVVPTGPDLAVSPADGRIIRVETRPDPFSGEPRQCVSIFMNVFNVHVNRAPVACTVQSIRYMPGKFLNASFDKASTDNERCAYSLRDANGDLWSMVQIAGLVARRIVCRVEEGDALSRGERYGMIRFGSRVDLYLPEGYVAAARVGETVLAGQSVLARPR